From Triticum aestivum cultivar Chinese Spring chromosome 4A, IWGSC CS RefSeq v2.1, whole genome shotgun sequence, a single genomic window includes:
- the LOC123084956 gene encoding sulfate transporter 1.2 — protein sequence MPRTVSDGGEDFDGDVSSQTGSHRYTDSNSTHHHHHHGYKVGFPPAKGLLAEFADGVKETFFADDPLREYKDQPRSKKLWLSLVHLFPVLDWARSYSFGKFKGDFVAGLTIASLCIPQDIGYAKLAFLPAHVGLYSSFVPPLVYAMMGSSRDIAIGPVAVVSLLLGTLLQEEIDPVKSPYEYSRLAFTATFFAGITQAMLGFFRLGFIIEFLSHAAIIGFMAGAAVTIALQQLKGFLGIKKFTKKSDIISVMESVWGNVHHGWNYQTILIGASFLAFLLTTKYIAKKNKKLFWVSAIAPLISVVISTFCVFITHADKQGVAIVKDIKQGINPPSFHLIYWSGPYLAKGFRIGVVAGMVALTEAIAIGRTFAAMKDYQIDGNKEMVALGTMNIVGSMTSCYVATGSFSRSAVNYMAGCKTAVSNVVMAIVVMLTLLLITPLFKYTPNAILASIIINAVVSLVDYETAYLIWKVDKMDFVALLGAFFGVVFASVEYGLLIAVAISLGKILLQVTRPRTALLGNLPRTTIYRNVEQYPEATKVPGVMIVRVDSAIYFTNSNYVKERILRWLRDEEEQQQEQKLSKTEFLIVELSPVTDIDTSGIHALEELLKALEKRKIQLILANPGPAVIQKLRSAKFTDLIGDDKIFLSVSDAVKKFAPKSALNV from the exons ATGCCAAGAACCGTGTCGGACGGAGGCGAGGACTTTGACGGCGACGTCTCCAGCCAGACGGGGTCGCACCGTTACACAGACAGCAACagcacccaccaccaccaccaccatggctACAAGGTCGGGTTCCCGCCGGCGAAGGGCCTCCTCGCGGAGTTCGCAGATGGGGTGAAGGAGACATTCTTCGCCGACGATCCGCTGCGTGAGTACAAGGACCAACCGAGGTCCAAGAAGCTGTGGCTCAGCCTGGTGCACCTCTTCCCGGTGCTGGACTGGGCCAGGAGCTACAGCTTCGGCAAGTTCAAAGGGGACTTCGTCGCCGGCCTCACCATCGCCAGCCTCTGCATACCTCAG GACATCGGTTATGCCAAGCTTGCTTTCCTGCCGGCACATGTTGGACTGT ACAGTAGCTTCGTTCCGCCTTTGGTATACGCTATGATGGGCAGTTCCAGGGATATAGCCATCGGTCCGGTGGCCGTCGTGTCCCTGTTGCTTGGAACTCTCCTCCAGGAAGAGATCGATCCAGTCAAGAGTCCATATGAGTACAGCCGGCTGGCCTTCACCGCAACATTCTTCGCGGGGATCACTCAGGCGATGCTTGGATTCTTCAG GCTAGGGTTTATCATAGAGTTCTTGTCTCATGCAGCCATCATTGGTTTCATGGCGGGTGCTGCCGTAACCATTGCCCTTCAGCAGCTCAAAGGCTTCCTTGGCATCAAAAAATTCACAAAGAAGTCTGATATCATCTCGGTCATGGAGTCAGTATGGGGAAATGTACACCATGGG TGGAACTATCAGACGATATTGATTGGCGCATCCTTCTTGGCGTTTCTTCTAACTACCAAATACATC GCCAAGAAGAATAAGAAGCTCTTCTGGGTTTCTGCAATCGCCCCGCTCATTTCAGTTGTCATATCCACCTTCTGTGTGTTCATCACCCATGCAGACAAGCAGGGCGTTGCAATT GTCAAGGATATAAAGCAAGGCATCAATCCACCTTCATTTCATCTCATATATTGGTCTGGCCCATACTTGGCGAAAGGATTCAGAATTGGTGTAGTAGCTGGAATGGTTGCCCTTACG GAAGCAATCGCAATTGGAAGAACATTTGCTGCCATGAAGGACTACCAAATAGATGGGAACAAAGAAATGGTAGCTCTAGGAACCATGAACATTGTTGGCTCAATGACTTCATGCTACGTGGCCACAG GTTCTTTCTCGCGATCAGCAGTAAATTACATGGCTGGCTGCAAAACAGCAGTATCCAATGTTGTTATGGCAATTGTAGTGATGCTCACACTGTTGTTGATCACTCCATTGTTCAAGTACACGCCCAATGCCATTCTAGCTTCCATCATCATAAATGCAGTGGTTAGCCTAGTTGACTATGAGACGGCGTACCTTATCTGGAAGGTTGATAAAATGGATTTCGTGGCATTGCTAGGAGCATTCTTCGGGGTCGTATTTGCATCAGTGGAGTATGGCTTGCTCATTGCG GTTGCAATATCTCTTGGAAAAATTCTTCTCCAAGTAACACGGCCGAGAACAGCTTTACTCGGCAACCTCCCAAGAACAACGATCTACAGGAATGTTGAACAATACCCAGAAGCTACCAAGGTGCCCGGGGTTATGATTGTCAGAGTGGACTCAGCTATCTACTTCACAAACTCCAATTATGTTAAAGAGAG AATCCTGAGATGGCTgagggatgaggaggaacaacagCAGGAACAGAAGTTGTCCAAAACAGAGTTTCTCATTGTTGAGCTATCTC CGGTAACTGATATCGACACAAGTGGAATCCATGCTTTGGAAGAGTTGCTGAAAGCACTTGAAAAGCGCAAAATTCAG CTGATCCTCGCCAATCCCGGGCCGGCAGTAATCCAGAAGCTGCGGTCAGCGAAATTCACAGACCTCATCGGCGACGACAAAATATTCCTGTCGGTCAGCGACGCAGTGAAGAAATTTGCTCCGAAGTCAGCCCTGAACGTCTGA